In Vibrio pomeroyi, the genomic window GGGTGCAAGATTACCCAGTATTAATATCGCTTGCAATACTATTCATCAAATATCGCTAAGTATTCACACTGGTTATTCTGCAACTCCTTAAGAGTTTAGAATAAAGTGTTGCGGATGTTACGTAGTTTGAGGATATATTGCCAGGTATTTATAAATTTACTGGCGTTTCAGTTCGATAGGTCAAGTATAGCCAATAGCTCAACGCAATGATGAAGGCGAACGAAGCAGGGAACGCCAGAGCTAATATTTCGAAGCGTTGGAACAAGCAAGCGCCCGTTAAGCCTCCAAATAGAAAACCGACAACGATGAACATCAGCAGTTTGGCTTTGCGGCGGTCAAAGGGCATGCCTTTAAGGCGAGCGCCAATCATGATTCCAAGATCCGTGATGATCCCGCTCATGTGTGTGGTGCGAATGATCGCACCGCTATAAGTCGTGATCATCGCGTTCTGCAACCCACATGCGGCTGAAGCGAAGTATTGACCTGACATATAGCCTTGTAATAGTGCCCAAAGCGCCAAGAACAATAATCCACCTTCAATACACAGCGCGACACCGTAGCGGCGTCCTAGCTTCAGTGCTTGGTTCTCAATAAAGAACCCACTGAAGGCTGCGCCTAACATAAAGCTCATGATCACCAATAGAAGGTGCACGGATGCCGAAGTTGGAGTGAGTAGGCTGCTGCCGAGTAAAGACATGGTGCCAGAGATGTGTGAGATGGCTTGATGTTGGAAACCAAGTAACCCAATAGCATTTACGCTACCAGCAAGGCCTGCTAGCAGTAGCGCGCCGTATTCAACCCAGCGAGGTAGCTTAGAAATCATGTTGTCACCTTGGGTTGAAAAAGAGGAGCAGATTATAACGCTAGCGAAAAGATACGCTAGCGTTGCGGGGCTTTCATATTTGATCTTGGGCAACAGTATTGCAGTTTGTTTCTTTACAGGTGCTATCGCAATACTTGAGGGATGTCGCCACTAATTATATTGGCTCAT contains:
- a CDS encoding YoaK family protein, coding for MISKLPRWVEYGALLLAGLAGSVNAIGLLGFQHQAISHISGTMSLLGSSLLTPTSASVHLLLVIMSFMLGAAFSGFFIENQALKLGRRYGVALCIEGGLLFLALWALLQGYMSGQYFASAACGLQNAMITTYSGAIIRTTHMSGIITDLGIMIGARLKGMPFDRRKAKLLMFIVVGFLFGGLTGACLFQRFEILALAFPASFAFIIALSYWLYLTYRTETPVNL